One stretch of Chryseobacterium sp. LJ668 DNA includes these proteins:
- a CDS encoding class I SAM-dependent methyltransferase, which yields MIKRNLYYKLSPEFRFYARKMYYFPVDIFEKIIGNRDKLTPPKGDIFIGSGDFKKQGENQLHLLKKYIHLQPGDSVLDIGSGIGRTAVPLTKFLNHHGKYEGFDVVKKGVEWCNKNIHKRFPNFNFKYIPLNNSLYNSYQTKSGNFKFPYNDDSFYKAFLFSVFTHMKIEDIQNYLNEIHRVLKDDGWCCATFFTYDKSDNLENFPGFKFPFLREGYRLLDENLEEANIAIENEKLLEMIHASGLEKVDEIKGFWSDFSRKHPDRDFQDIIILQKKSK from the coding sequence ATGATTAAACGAAATCTTTATTATAAGCTTTCTCCGGAATTTAGGTTTTATGCCAGGAAAATGTATTATTTTCCTGTAGATATTTTTGAGAAGATTATTGGAAATAGGGATAAGCTGACTCCACCCAAAGGAGATATTTTTATTGGTTCCGGAGATTTTAAAAAACAAGGAGAAAACCAGTTGCATTTGCTTAAAAAATATATCCATCTACAGCCAGGCGACAGTGTTTTAGATATTGGAAGCGGAATCGGCAGAACAGCAGTACCTCTCACTAAGTTTTTAAACCACCACGGAAAATATGAAGGTTTTGACGTAGTAAAAAAAGGTGTTGAATGGTGCAACAAAAACATACATAAAAGATTTCCGAATTTTAATTTTAAATATATTCCTCTCAATAATTCTTTATATAACTCGTACCAGACAAAATCGGGAAATTTTAAATTCCCCTATAATGATGATAGTTTTTACAAAGCATTTCTTTTTTCTGTTTTTACACACATGAAAATTGAAGATATTCAGAATTATTTAAACGAAATCCACAGAGTTCTTAAAGACGACGGATGGTGTTGCGCCACATTTTTCACCTACGATAAAAGTGATAATTTAGAAAATTTTCCCGGCTTTAAATTCCCTTTTTTACGGGAAGGATACCGTCTTTTGGATGAAAATCTTGAAGAAGCAAACATTGCCATTGAAAATGAAAAACTTTTGGAAATGATACATGCAAGCGGACTGGAGAAAGTAGATGAAATAAAAGGCTTTTGGAGTGATTTTTCCAGAAAACATCCTGACAGAGATTTTCAGGATATCATTATATTACAGAAAAAAAGTAAATAA
- the pgi gene encoding glucose-6-phosphate isomerase, with product MLSKTNPTQTDSWKALDEHFENTDFELRSLFQYNTNRFEEFSVKKENYLFDYSKNLIDLKTKQLLLNLAEECQLKDAISKMFSGDKINETEGRAVLHTALRDFSDNEILVDGENIKPQIKRVLDHMKSFSESIISGDHKGFSGKQITDVVNIGIGGSDLGPVMVVSALKHFKTRLDVHFVSNVDGNHIAEVLKNLNPETTLFIIASKTFTTQETMTNARSAKDWFLQAGKQEDVAKHFVALSTNIKEVKEFGIAEENIFEFWDWVGGRYSLWSAIGLSIVLSVGYENFEQLLKGAENTDQHFKNTDFSENVPVLMGLLGIWYRNFYAATTYAILPYSQYLDRFAAYLQQGDMESNGKCVDRNGEFVEYETGPIIWGEPGTNGQHAFYQLIHQGTELIPADFIAYAKSPNKLSDHQDKLLANFFAQTEALAFGKTEEEVEAELKAAGKSDDEIDFLINYKVFHGNTPTNSIMFNELTPFSLGQLIALYEHKIFVQGIIWNIFSFDQFGVELGKVLANKILPELENTETISTHDSSTNGLINYYKNFK from the coding sequence ATGTTATCAAAAACAAATCCTACACAAACCGATAGCTGGAAAGCACTTGACGAGCACTTTGAAAACACTGATTTTGAATTGAGAAGCCTTTTTCAATACAACACAAACCGTTTTGAAGAGTTTTCAGTTAAAAAAGAAAACTATCTGTTTGATTATTCTAAAAATCTGATTGACTTAAAAACAAAACAGCTTTTACTGAATTTAGCAGAAGAATGTCAGCTGAAAGATGCTATTTCTAAAATGTTTTCGGGAGATAAGATCAATGAAACAGAAGGAAGAGCAGTTTTACATACCGCTTTAAGGGATTTTTCCGATAACGAAATTTTGGTTGACGGCGAAAATATTAAACCTCAGATAAAAAGGGTGCTTGATCATATGAAATCTTTTTCTGAAAGCATTATTTCAGGAGATCACAAAGGGTTTAGCGGGAAACAAATTACTGATGTTGTAAATATCGGAATCGGAGGTTCAGATTTGGGACCCGTAATGGTAGTTTCGGCTCTGAAACATTTCAAAACAAGACTAGATGTTCATTTTGTATCCAATGTAGACGGTAATCATATTGCTGAAGTTTTAAAGAACTTAAATCCTGAAACCACTTTATTCATCATTGCATCCAAAACGTTTACGACACAGGAAACGATGACCAATGCCCGCTCTGCCAAAGACTGGTTCTTACAAGCCGGGAAACAGGAAGACGTAGCAAAGCATTTCGTAGCCTTATCTACTAATATAAAAGAAGTTAAAGAGTTTGGAATTGCAGAAGAAAATATCTTCGAATTCTGGGATTGGGTTGGCGGAAGATATTCTCTCTGGAGCGCAATTGGCTTAAGCATTGTGCTTTCTGTTGGGTATGAAAATTTCGAACAACTATTGAAAGGTGCTGAAAATACAGACCAGCATTTTAAAAATACAGATTTCTCAGAAAACGTTCCTGTTTTAATGGGATTGTTAGGAATCTGGTACCGTAATTTTTATGCGGCAACAACATATGCCATTTTACCTTATTCTCAATATTTAGACCGGTTTGCAGCATATCTTCAGCAAGGTGATATGGAAAGTAACGGTAAATGTGTAGACCGAAACGGCGAGTTTGTCGAATATGAAACCGGACCTATCATCTGGGGTGAACCTGGAACCAACGGACAACACGCTTTCTATCAGCTGATTCATCAGGGTACAGAACTGATTCCTGCTGATTTTATTGCGTACGCGAAAAGTCCTAACAAGCTTTCTGATCATCAGGATAAGCTTTTAGCTAACTTTTTCGCTCAGACTGAAGCATTGGCCTTCGGAAAAACGGAAGAAGAAGTGGAGGCAGAATTAAAAGCTGCAGGAAAATCTGATGACGAAATTGATTTCTTGATAAATTATAAAGTCTTCCACGGAAATACACCTACTAATTCAATTATGTTCAATGAATTAACTCCATTTTCACTAGGTCAGCTCATAGCTTTGTATGAGCACAAAATTTTTGTACAGGGTATAATCTGGAATATTTTCAGCTTTGACCAATTCGGTGTTGAATTAGGAAAGGTCTTAGCCAATAAGATCTTACCGGAATTAGAAAATACTGAGACCATCAGTACTCATGACAGTTCTACCAATGGATTGATTAATTATTATAAAAATTTCAAATAA
- a CDS encoding exopolysaccharide biosynthesis polyprenyl glycosylphosphotransferase, with translation MQRIRYSRYLKSIIILLDLLVIACVFIFFFLSRNQDLIHDQDLWSQNLFSLLLLVSFWILLSGRTKIYNIGRNLTYIVFIERLIIHFLIFMIGLVLIRKVSNNQFFSSELTWLSLYFFFFIVLTKSLVYFGIKYLRSLGINHRNVMFLYDDGTMEVLKKIIKERKDYGYKIFNYNSSEIDSDSLIKFWKSNGIHTLFLPTTNTFSDDTRDEIFRLAEANKVHISLIPNISQNDYLFFDLEYIETQPVLNQAKYPLDFYSTFLLKRTFDIVFSILVLVLICSWLFPIIAFLIKKDSKGPVFFVQKRYGFHEEVFNCIKFRTMIVNDESATKTTGNNDSRITKLGKFLRRTSLDEMPQFINVLKGEMSVVGPRPHMLAVDNYYKPKIGRYTLRSLANPGITGLAQVSGLRGDSGNVEVEMNKRILADAFYVRNWSFVLDLVIILKTIILVIRGDKNAR, from the coding sequence ATGCAAAGAATCAGATACTCCAGATATTTAAAATCGATTATCATATTGCTTGACCTTTTGGTGATTGCATGCGTATTTATATTCTTCTTTTTAAGCAGAAATCAAGATCTGATTCATGACCAAGATCTGTGGTCGCAAAACTTATTTTCCCTTTTGCTCCTGGTTTCTTTCTGGATACTTTTAAGCGGAAGAACAAAAATTTACAATATTGGCAGAAATCTCACCTATATTGTTTTTATAGAACGATTAATCATCCATTTTTTGATATTTATGATTGGTCTGGTGCTCATCAGAAAAGTCAGCAACAATCAGTTTTTCAGTTCAGAACTTACATGGCTCTCACTCTATTTCTTCTTTTTCATCGTCTTAACAAAATCATTGGTTTATTTTGGAATAAAATATCTTCGCTCATTGGGAATCAATCATAGAAATGTAATGTTCCTCTACGACGACGGTACAATGGAAGTTCTCAAAAAAATCATCAAAGAGAGAAAAGATTACGGTTATAAAATTTTTAATTATAATTCTTCGGAAATCGATTCTGACAGCCTTATAAAATTTTGGAAGTCAAACGGCATACATACATTATTCCTTCCCACAACAAATACTTTTTCAGACGATACAAGAGATGAAATTTTCAGGTTGGCAGAAGCTAACAAAGTACATATATCTCTTATTCCCAATATTTCGCAAAACGATTATCTGTTTTTTGACTTAGAATATATTGAGACACAGCCTGTTCTTAATCAGGCCAAATATCCTTTGGATTTTTATTCTACATTTCTGCTGAAGAGAACTTTTGACATTGTATTTTCAATATTGGTCTTAGTTTTGATTTGTTCATGGCTGTTTCCTATCATTGCTTTTTTAATTAAAAAAGACTCCAAGGGTCCTGTTTTTTTTGTTCAGAAAAGATATGGCTTTCATGAAGAGGTTTTCAATTGTATTAAATTTAGAACAATGATTGTGAATGATGAGTCGGCCACAAAAACGACGGGCAATAATGATTCAAGAATTACCAAACTTGGAAAGTTTTTGAGAAGAACAAGTCTTGACGAGATGCCTCAGTTTATCAATGTTTTGAAAGGTGAAATGTCTGTTGTAGGGCCAAGACCCCATATGTTGGCGGTTGACAATTATTACAAACCGAAAATTGGAAGGTACACTCTAAGAAGTTTAGCCAACCCCGGGATTACGGGTTTAGCACAGGTAAGTGGTTTACGTGGAGATTCGGGAAATGTGGAGGTAGAAATGAATAAACGGATACTCGCAGATGCGTTTTACGTCAGAAACTGGAGCTTTGTGCTGGATTTGGTTATCATTTTGAAAACCATTATATTGGTAATTAGAGGAGACAAAAACGCCAGATAA
- a CDS encoding AI-2E family transporter, with amino-acid sequence MNFFKLPFLLKLALAVVSIIGIGYLIKLGQSILAPFFLAFLMAMLFLPIANFLEKKMKFPRSFSTIISVTMMLVMLTGLIFFFGSQISSFSRDLPHLTKQFNMVFHNLQSWVSHTFNVKIDEQLDYLDQGLNKLLSSSGIILGFTLGIFSSSLGFLAFFILFFIFILNYRRILNNFIVNVFNEKHKTSVQEVVSEVRVMTKRYIIGLCLQVLIVSVLSTTVLTILGVKYAILLGVLTGLLNVIPYIGICISLLISCFIAFATGTVSTCVYVAIGYVIVHVIDGNIILPFVVGSKVKINALFSFIGILLGEHLWGISGMFLCIPAIAIIKIIFERVEGLRPWGNLLGEDEKPNKKKKSYKISKNITLKEID; translated from the coding sequence ATGAATTTTTTTAAACTTCCTTTCCTGCTTAAACTTGCGCTTGCAGTCGTCTCAATCATCGGAATAGGGTATCTTATAAAATTAGGACAGAGTATCCTGGCTCCTTTTTTCCTTGCTTTTTTGATGGCCATGCTTTTTTTGCCTATCGCAAATTTTCTGGAAAAAAAAATGAAATTTCCAAGGTCATTTTCTACCATTATTTCTGTAACGATGATGCTGGTAATGCTTACGGGGCTCATCTTTTTCTTCGGTTCCCAAATTTCGAGCTTCAGCAGAGATCTGCCTCATCTGACGAAACAGTTTAATATGGTATTTCATAACCTCCAAAGTTGGGTTTCGCATACTTTTAATGTGAAAATTGATGAGCAGCTTGATTATCTCGATCAGGGTTTGAACAAACTTTTGTCTTCTTCAGGAATAATTTTAGGATTTACTTTAGGAATATTTTCTTCAAGTTTAGGATTTTTAGCATTCTTCATTTTATTTTTCATCTTTATTTTAAATTACAGAAGGATCTTAAATAACTTCATCGTCAATGTATTCAATGAAAAGCATAAAACAAGCGTTCAGGAAGTCGTCTCTGAAGTAAGAGTGATGACAAAAAGATACATTATCGGTCTATGTCTTCAGGTATTAATTGTATCTGTTTTATCTACAACGGTACTTACCATTTTAGGGGTTAAATATGCGATACTTTTAGGTGTTCTGACCGGATTATTAAATGTAATTCCCTACATCGGAATCTGCATTTCACTTTTGATTTCGTGCTTCATTGCATTTGCTACCGGAACAGTTTCTACATGCGTTTATGTAGCAATAGGGTATGTTATCGTACATGTGATAGACGGAAATATTATTCTTCCGTTCGTTGTAGGTTCGAAAGTAAAAATCAATGCTTTATTTTCTTTTATCGGAATTCTTTTAGGTGAACATTTATGGGGAATTTCCGGAATGTTTCTCTGTATCCCTGCCATTGCGATTATAAAAATTATTTTTGAAAGAGTAGAAGGATTACGACCATGGGGAAACCTTCTGGGTGAGGATGAAAAGCCAAACAAAAAGAAAAAGAGTTACAAAATTTCAAAGAATATCACTTTAAAAGAAATCGATTAG
- a CDS encoding acyl-CoA dehydrogenase family protein has product MSKTFSKIRNAIELFKAIDFDQLGEISQKVNLPKLMENFSKLDDKQLSGMMKMLDPNKKKKELPPVDGDFYDIYHTLTPEQREIQQKVREFMEKEVKPLVNHYWLRDEFPHELISKFQKLDICGVTYEGYGCKGMPFLMEGVIAMEMARIDASIATFFGVQSGLAMGSIYICGSEEQKQKWLPQMQKFERIGAFGLTEPEVGSGAAGGLTVTCRKTPEGWFLNGQKKWIGNATFADVIIIWARDLDDGEVKGFIVEKDNPGYSVEKIRGKMALRIVQNGLITLKDCLVPEEDRLQYANSFKDTAKVLRMTRAGVAWMATGCARGAYESALDYTRKREQFGKPIASFQMIQGHLVEMLSNLTAMQTMVFRLSEMQDEGILLDEHASLAKVFCTMRTRDIVSRAREVLGGNGILLEYDVARFVADAEAIYSYEGTKEINSLIVGRSITGFSAFV; this is encoded by the coding sequence ATGTCTAAAACTTTTTCAAAAATCAGAAATGCCATAGAATTATTTAAAGCAATCGATTTTGATCAACTGGGCGAGATCTCACAAAAGGTTAATCTACCAAAACTCATGGAGAATTTTTCTAAGCTGGATGATAAACAGCTCAGTGGAATGATGAAAATGCTTGACCCGAACAAAAAGAAAAAAGAGCTCCCGCCGGTTGATGGAGATTTTTACGACATTTATCATACACTGACGCCTGAACAAAGAGAAATTCAGCAGAAAGTGAGAGAATTTATGGAAAAAGAAGTGAAACCTCTGGTTAATCATTATTGGTTGCGGGATGAGTTTCCTCATGAATTGATTTCAAAATTTCAAAAGCTTGATATTTGTGGAGTAACGTATGAAGGATATGGCTGTAAAGGAATGCCCTTTCTCATGGAAGGAGTGATTGCTATGGAAATGGCTAGAATTGATGCGTCGATTGCCACCTTTTTCGGAGTGCAATCTGGTTTGGCGATGGGCTCCATATATATTTGTGGTTCTGAAGAACAGAAACAAAAATGGCTTCCTCAAATGCAGAAATTTGAAAGAATAGGAGCTTTTGGTTTGACAGAGCCTGAAGTAGGTTCCGGAGCAGCAGGCGGCTTGACGGTGACCTGCAGAAAAACTCCCGAAGGCTGGTTTTTGAACGGACAAAAAAAGTGGATTGGTAATGCTACATTCGCAGATGTCATCATTATCTGGGCAAGAGATTTAGACGATGGTGAAGTGAAGGGTTTTATTGTAGAAAAAGACAATCCGGGATATTCTGTAGAAAAAATAAGAGGAAAAATGGCATTGAGAATCGTTCAGAACGGTTTGATAACATTAAAGGATTGTTTGGTACCTGAAGAAGACAGATTGCAATACGCAAATTCATTTAAAGATACCGCAAAAGTTTTAAGAATGACAAGAGCCGGCGTTGCATGGATGGCGACCGGATGCGCAAGAGGTGCCTATGAAAGCGCTTTGGATTACACCCGGAAAAGAGAACAGTTCGGAAAACCTATTGCTTCTTTTCAAATGATTCAGGGACATCTGGTTGAGATGCTTTCTAATCTCACCGCCATGCAGACGATGGTTTTCAGATTGTCTGAAATGCAGGATGAAGGAATTTTGCTTGATGAGCATGCGTCTCTGGCGAAAGTTTTCTGTACCATGAGAACACGCGATATTGTTTCAAGAGCAAGAGAAGTCCTCGGCGGAAACGGGATTTTACTTGAATATGATGTCGCCAGATTTGTAGCTGACGCAGAGGCAATTTATTCTTACGAAGGAACGAAAGAAATCAACTCACTGATTGTCGGAAGATCCATTACGGGTTTCAGTGCATTTGTATAA
- a CDS encoding DUF4349 domain-containing protein, translated as MKTSYVRLSIAATLLMGIYSCKKGEVSSSDLEAYATTDSVATISDSVSSVATMKVEDKQFVKTANVNMEVKDVYDATISMEKSVQELGGFVTHSNLHTNIISEETFNTSGEEAMLVKKYQTENTMQVRVPTQKLGELLILINNKKLFLNSRMINAEDVTADIKYAELEGKRIKKTSENISQLKTNKDKVNMSNENMSEENQQQLANMDVTDHLKYSTVDIYIKEPKLRIAEIAVSNSQSIDNKYKFNFVYDIKNAFVEGFYLIQKILVGLVTIWPIVIIAGLTFYFYRKNKSNKKSLSISKD; from the coding sequence ATGAAAACCTCTTACGTCAGATTATCAATTGCAGCAACACTTTTAATGGGTATTTATTCATGTAAAAAAGGAGAAGTTTCTTCATCCGATCTTGAAGCTTATGCTACAACAGATTCCGTAGCGACTATATCCGACAGTGTTTCTTCAGTAGCAACAATGAAAGTAGAAGACAAGCAATTTGTCAAAACCGCAAACGTCAACATGGAAGTAAAAGATGTGTATGATGCCACAATTTCGATGGAAAAATCTGTTCAGGAATTGGGCGGGTTTGTTACACACAGCAATTTGCACACCAATATTATTTCTGAAGAAACTTTTAATACGTCGGGCGAAGAAGCAATGCTTGTGAAAAAATATCAGACGGAGAACACCATGCAGGTAAGGGTTCCCACACAAAAACTTGGTGAACTTCTGATTCTAATCAACAATAAAAAACTTTTCCTGAATTCCCGAATGATCAATGCTGAAGATGTGACCGCAGACATCAAATACGCAGAGCTGGAAGGAAAAAGGATCAAAAAAACCAGCGAAAATATTTCTCAGCTCAAAACTAATAAAGACAAAGTGAATATGAGCAACGAAAATATGTCAGAAGAAAACCAACAACAATTGGCTAATATGGATGTGACTGATCATCTGAAATACAGCACTGTCGATATCTACATCAAAGAACCGAAACTTAGAATTGCAGAAATTGCAGTGAGCAATTCTCAAAGTATTGACAACAAATATAAATTCAATTTTGTATATGACATTAAAAACGCTTTTGTGGAGGGCTTTTATTTAATTCAGAAAATTCTTGTGGGGTTGGTTACTATTTGGCCTATTGTAATTATCGCAGGTCTCACCTTTTACTTTTACCGAAAAAATAAATCTAACAAGAAATCATTATCCATTAGCAAAGACTAA
- a CDS encoding 7-carboxy-7-deazaguanine synthase QueE: MDLVEDILLKEGKMLPVMEHFYTIQGEGAHTGKAAYFIRLGGCDVGCHWCDVKESWDPALHPLINAEEIAETAARHCKIVVLTGGEPLMWNLDILTSKLKELGCTVHIETSGAYPMSGQLDWITLSPKKTGLPKEEIYAKAHELKMIIFNNNDLKFAQEQAAKVSESCRLYLQSEWSKREEIYPKITDFILANPRWQASVQTHKYLNIP; encoded by the coding sequence ATGGATTTAGTAGAAGATATATTATTAAAAGAAGGTAAAATGCTCCCGGTGATGGAGCATTTTTACACCATTCAGGGCGAAGGTGCTCATACCGGAAAAGCAGCGTATTTTATCAGATTGGGAGGTTGTGATGTCGGCTGCCATTGGTGTGATGTGAAAGAAAGCTGGGATCCTGCATTACATCCCCTTATTAATGCTGAAGAAATTGCAGAAACCGCCGCAAGACATTGTAAAATCGTTGTTTTGACGGGAGGTGAACCATTGATGTGGAATTTAGATATTTTAACTTCAAAACTAAAAGAATTAGGATGTACTGTACATATTGAGACTTCCGGAGCATATCCCATGAGCGGACAGTTGGATTGGATCACACTTTCTCCTAAGAAAACAGGACTTCCAAAAGAAGAAATCTATGCTAAAGCACACGAACTGAAAATGATTATTTTTAACAATAATGATTTAAAATTTGCTCAGGAGCAGGCTGCAAAAGTCTCAGAAAGCTGCAGGCTCTATCTTCAGAGTGAATGGAGCAAGCGTGAAGAAATATATCCGAAAATCACAGACTTTATTCTTGCTAACCCGCGCTGGCAGGCATCAGTTCAGACCCATAAATATCTTAATATTCCATAA
- a CDS encoding DoxX family protein — protein sequence MKIVKFILSLLFGLMFINSGLNKFFNYMPMPKPTPEQMKLFAAFEEISWLMPLVGAVEIIGGLLFIFPKTRALGAIVILPVMVGIVLHMVTIDKSTQGMAIAGILFLINLWMIIDNKEKYSALVK from the coding sequence ATGAAAATTGTAAAATTTATTCTTAGCTTGCTTTTCGGATTAATGTTTATCAACTCCGGATTAAACAAATTTTTTAATTACATGCCGATGCCGAAACCAACACCTGAACAAATGAAGCTTTTTGCGGCATTTGAAGAGATCAGTTGGTTAATGCCTTTAGTGGGAGCGGTGGAAATTATCGGCGGACTGTTATTCATCTTTCCGAAAACTCGTGCTCTGGGAGCTATTGTGATTTTACCGGTCATGGTAGGAATTGTTCTCCATATGGTTACTATTGATAAATCTACACAGGGAATGGCAATTGCGGGAATTTTATTCCTTATCAATCTTTGGATGATTATAGACAATAAAGAAAAATACAGCGCTTTAGTGAAATAA
- a CDS encoding bifunctional 5,10-methylenetetrahydrofolate dehydrogenase/5,10-methenyltetrahydrofolate cyclohydrolase, whose amino-acid sequence MAEILDGLKVSKEIKAEIKVEVERILENKRRAPHLVAILVGNNGASKAYVNAKVKDCEEVGFQSSLVKFPSTVSESELLEKIEELNKDKSVDGFIVQLPLPEQIDQEKIILAIDPRKDVDGFHPENFGKMALEMDTFLPATPFGILTLLERYNIETKGKDCVIIGRSKIVGRPMSILMGRKDFPGNSTVTLTHSYTKDIEEYTKKADIVITALGDPHFLKGEMIKDGAVIVDVGITRVDDDSPKGYYLAGDVDFDSCAAKASWITPVPGGVGPMTRAMLMKNTIIAYKTSVYND is encoded by the coding sequence ATGGCAGAAATTCTTGACGGACTAAAAGTTTCCAAAGAAATAAAAGCAGAAATCAAGGTTGAAGTAGAAAGAATCCTTGAAAACAAGAGAAGAGCACCCCATTTGGTTGCAATCCTTGTAGGAAATAATGGGGCCAGTAAGGCTTATGTAAATGCTAAAGTAAAAGACTGTGAGGAAGTAGGATTTCAGTCGAGCTTGGTTAAATTTCCAAGTACGGTTTCAGAATCTGAATTGCTTGAGAAAATTGAGGAGCTTAATAAAGATAAATCTGTAGACGGCTTTATCGTACAGCTGCCTTTACCAGAACAGATTGATCAGGAAAAAATTATTTTGGCGATCGATCCCAGAAAAGATGTTGATGGTTTTCACCCGGAAAATTTTGGGAAAATGGCTTTGGAAATGGACACGTTTTTACCAGCCACTCCGTTTGGAATTTTAACTTTACTTGAAAGATATAATATTGAGACAAAAGGTAAAGACTGTGTCATCATAGGAAGAAGTAAAATTGTCGGAAGACCCATGAGTATTTTAATGGGAAGAAAAGATTTCCCGGGAAACTCAACGGTTACTCTTACACACTCTTACACCAAAGATATCGAAGAATACACAAAGAAAGCAGACATTGTAATTACCGCTTTAGGCGATCCTCACTTCTTAAAAGGTGAAATGATCAAAGACGGAGCAGTAATTGTGGATGTAGGTATTACAAGAGTAGACGACGATTCTCCTAAAGGATACTATCTGGCTGGTGACGTAGATTTTGACAGCTGCGCAGCAAAAGCAAGCTGGATAACGCCGGTACCTGGAGGAGTGGGTCCTATGACAAGAGCAATGTTGATGAAGAATACCATCATTGCCTACAAAACTTCAGTCTATAACGACTAA